In Candidatus Nezhaarchaeota archaeon, the sequence TAGATTACCATCCGTACGTGGACGGTCTATTGGGAGGTATACTTCCTCAATGCATACACCCAGGTTTTGGAGTCCACTACTTCCGTGAAGATCTTACAGGATCGGAGTTCGCATTCAAATTAATAAGAAGAGCTGAGAAGATAGGTGTTGAAATTCTCTCCGATGCCTACGCTTCCAAGCTTCGAACGACATCGCGAACCATTGAGGTAACAGCTCTCTCTCGAAGGGGTCTAATGAGCATCTCGAGTAGAGCATTGATATACGCTGCTGGGGCACGTGAAAGATCGATTTTTGAAATAGGTGTAGCGGGGGAAAGACCATCTGGCGTCTACACTGCTGGAGAGGCTCAGGCAATGATGGACCTACACGGTATCATGCCGGGTAGAGAGGTAGTTGTTGTGGGATCCGGTGACGTGGGCCTCATTATGGCTAGGAGGTTCGCATTAGAGGGTGCTGTAGTTAAAGCCGTCATTGAGCTGATGCCGTGGCCCGGAGGCTTAACGAGGAACATAGTGCAGTGTCTTCGAGACTACAATATACCGCTACTATTGAGCCATATGGTCACCAGGATCATCGGCAAGGATAGGGTTAGAGGAATTGAGGTGGTACGTGTGGATGAGGGGTTAAGACCAATAGCTGGAACCCATAAGATAATTAATTGCGATACAGTCATCATCGCTGCAGGCCTCATTCCAAGAGTTGAGCTCCTTGAAGAGGCTGGAGCGGAGATTGATGGTGCTACGGGTGGTCCAGTGGTCAATGACTACCTAGAGACGAGCCTTCACAACGTATTCGCGGCAGGCAACTCACTAATCATTAATGACTTAGTTGATTACGCTGCTGAGCAGGGTGAGCAAGCTGCGATAAGTGCTCACTACGTTATAAGTGGAGGCGAAATCCCAAGAGACAACGTTAAGCGCGTCACCCTAGGAAGAAACATTAGGTTAGCTGTACCCCAACTTCTCACAGGCGCTCAAGACGTGATTATGTACATAAGGGTCAAGAGGCCCGAGGAGAACGCCAAGCTCGTAATACCAGAGATAGGAGATGAGATTAAGTTTCAACGCGTAAGACCAGCTGAAATTATCAGGGTAAAGGTTAAAGGTGATGACATCATGAGAGTGCATGATGACAAGATTACAATCACGCTAGAAACCAATTAAGCATGAGCAGACGCCTGCTATGATAGTTAAAACATGCTTCTTCAATCACCAAGCTCAATCTAACGCTTGGACCCTTGTCATACCCCTAGCATAGCCATCTACCTCGCTAAGGAACCTTGACCTAAATAGGGCTTAGTCAATAGAGAGGCTCGCAATGGCTTATACTCGTTACTTAAATCCCTAATGGGGTCTTCAAGGGGTTTGGTGAGAATTTGTAAAACGAATATTGCATGCTGTAGGGGCACGATTTAAAAATAACCTACATGGACGAGCATGGGCAGTCATTTTTGCTCACTCTTTTCACTTGTCTAGTGGCTACCACATCTGTACCACATATATTCCTGAGGATTACTTGACCTACCTCAATTGGGGCCTCAACCTCAATGTTGACTAAAGCCCTTACCACCTTCCATATGCAATCCTTCGGAATGGGATCACGAGTTATAACTGATACTGTGGGTAAGTTTCCCCCTCTCACCTTTATGACGGTCATTACACGCCTCACTGGACTAAGAACCTCCTTCTTAGCGTACTCTACTCCACGAGGACATAATGCTCCTTCAACTACGACATCGCTTCCCTCTCTTTTAGCTTTGATAGTGCAACCAGTAGGACATACGATGCACAGTACTTCTTGTTCATCATTCACGTTATCACATCCACATAAACCGTATACGTCTACTTGAGGTGTAGTCAAGATGTGAGAACATATTTTTTAGTGCATCAACTGACTATTGCCTCAGTCCTCCTGGCTTGATATTGACTTAAGTTCCTTCAAGACCTCATCAACAACCTTAGATGGCCTCGATTTAGCCACAGCGTCGGAGAATCTCAAGACCTTAACTCCAATGCTCCTCAAAGCCTCATCCTTAACTTGATCTCTTGAGATCCTAATGTCTTTTACATGGTAGATGCCATCAATTTCTACAGCTAAGTTCGGTGGTACGAATATGTCGATTATGAACGTCTTACCACCAATACGGATCTTTTGTTGAGTAAAAAATATGATTCCTCTATTCTGAAGTTCCTTGATTACAGCTAACTCACCTGACGTATAGGCTCTAGGTGATCGAATCCTATACCTCCTTGCCCTCGCCCTCACTCTTACCGCCCTCCTCTATGAGCTTCTTAATTCTATGAGCAATACCCTCAACTATGTGCTTCTTAGCACTTCTAAGCTGTATTCCGACAATATTACCATGCTCATCTACTTCTAAGTAGAGGTCCTCAGTCATCCTTATTAGACCCTTAGCGACGCAACCTCTAACCTTAATGTACAGTATGTCCCTGTCTAAGTCAAGTTCAACCTTAATATCTTGTTCTACCTTTCTACTCACACTGCTCAATCTGTTTTTCCCTTCTCTCAAGACTTAAACATTACCTTAATAAGAAAGGGGGTGAGGTTTAATTCATAGAGGCTCAAAGAAGTACCTAGGCCATTGCGGCCAAGTTTGCTGTTGAACAGCTGCACCTTCAAAGGAGACCTTCATCCTCATGCCCACTCTAAGTTGAGACGGCTGCGTTATCCCCTTAACTATTCCTGGAAGCTTTGGCCCCTCGTCGAGCTTCACGATAGCCACAGCATATGGAGCCATCGACGCGAATTGTGTTGGTGGAATGTGGATTACTGTAAAGCTTATTAGATCGCCCTCCCCTTTAAGCTGTACCCATTCAAGCTCCTTACTCAAGCATCTATCGCAGATAGGCCTTGGGGGGACCATGACGTTACCACACTTCCTGCACTTGACGCCCATAAGCTTACTCTCAGCTACAAACTTGTAGAATGACTCTATTGTAGGTGGAGGTTGAAGCTGAGCCATACTAATCACCCCTCCTATATATGTGGACGAAAGCTGATGCTCCTGAGCCGCCCATATTGTGGGTTAAACCTATCTCTGCACCACGAACCTGTCTTTGACCAGCCTGACCAGTTAACTGCAAGTATATTTCATATAGCTGAGCTACTCCAGTAGCACCAACTGGATGCCCTTTAGCTTTGAGCCCACCACTCGTATTGACAGGGATCCTTCCTCCTATTTCACTCTGACCTTCCTCTATGAACTTGCCTCCATAACCTTTCGGGCAGAAGCCTAGATCCTCGTACAAGATGATCTCAGCTATAGTAAAGCAGTCATGTACTTCAGCTACACTTACATCTTTAGGTTCAACTCCAGCCATCTTGTATGCTTCTCGGCTAGCTACTTTAGCTGAGAGTAGGGTGGTTATGTCATCCCTCTCATATAGGCCTATCCTATCTGTTGCTCCAGCTGAAGCTATGATGTAGACTGGTGTGTCCGTGTACCTCTTAGCTAAATCAGGCCTTACAAGTATTGCGCAACTAGCTCCATCAGTTATTGGGGAGCAATCAAAGAGTTTTAGTGGCCAAGCTATGACCCTGGACTTCAACACGTCCTCGAGCGCTATGGCCTTTTGAAATTGAGCTTTAGGGTTCATGGAGGCATTCTTGTGATTCTTAACCGCTACCATCGCCAGCTGCTCCTCCTTAGTGCCATATTTATTCATGTGAGCAGTCGCCATCAACGCGAAGAGCCCTGGAAACGTTAAACCATTCCACTGTTCAAAGGGGAAGTCTGATGCCATCGCTAGGAACTCCGTCACTTCCGCGGTTGACCTATGAGTCATTTTCTCAACTCCACCAACAAGAGCTACATCGACTAGCCCGGAGGCTATCGCCATGACCGCACTACGTAGAGCTGAGCCTGAAGATGCGCACGCGCTCTCAAGCCTGAAACTCTGTACGGGCGTTAGCCCCAGCCAGTCGCAAATTGTTGGACCTGTATGCCCTTGATGCTCATAAGACTCACCCATGTGGCCAACGAAGACAGCCTTAATGTCTTTCTTAGGATCTAGATTGGGGCATCGATCAAAAGCTTCAGTTGCAGCCTCCACAAACAGCTCTCTACAGTAGAGTCCATCCCTCCTACCAAACCTTGAGAGTCCAGCACTAACTATAGCAGCTAGGGGTTTCCTCGTCATGTCACAGCCCCGCCACCGAATACCCATTAACTGAATTTTTATATGTTGCCCGAAAACTTGGTCGTTGAGAACCAGCGGCTAATACCCCGCAACCTCATGGGGGTTTACACACTAAGTCTCGTAGTATGACTTCATTAACTTGAAATCCCATAAAGATATTGGGGGCCTCAACTTGAAGGTTATTGAGTGGGATGAGAAGCATGGTAAGATGCTCTTGAGAGTAGAGTCTCAAGATGATCTTTGGTGTCTCTATAACATCTTAGAACCCGGCGACAGCATTATAGCCAAGACCTCAAGGGAGGTCAAGGTCAATGATAAGAGCTCTCGAGTGCCAATGACACTCAAGGTCAGAGTTGAGAAGGTGGAGTTCCAACCATTCACTGAGAGGCTTAGGATAAAAGGTGTAGTCGTTGAGGGACCTGATAGATTTGGAGTTGTGGGTGCACACCATACCATAAGTGTCAGTGAGGGGTCAGAAATATTAGTGGAGAAGGAGAGGTGGTCGCGCCACAACTTAAAGAGGATTTTTAAGGCTTCTTCCCGAAGACCCGTGAACATCCTCCTCATAGGCATAGATTCGGATGAAGCTGCATTCGTAGCCCCTCATGACTACGGATTTGAACTACTTGCTGAGGTTTATATGAACCTACCTGGAAAGCACGATCCAGATAAGAGAGATGAAGCATTAAAAGAGAGGATCTCTGAATTAGCAGCAAAGACGAGAGAACTTGTTGAAAGGCTTAACGCAAAGGCGATAGCTATTGTAGGTCCAGGCTTCATGAAGGAGTCTCTTGCAAAAGAGGTCTCCATGAGCGTGAAGGCTAAGGTCTACGTGGATTCAACTTCAAGCGGAGGTTATCAAGGAGTTAGAGAAGCGATCAGGAGAGGCGTCTTAAAGAGGATTTTAAGAGATCTCAATGTAGTTGAAGAGGCAGAACTGATGGACGAGTTTTTAACACACCTGTCAAAGAGTGACGGTAAAGCAGTCTATGGAGTCAATGACGTAAAGAGAGCAGCTGAATGTGGTGCAATAGAGAAGCTCCTTGTTCATGATGAGCTCATAAGGTCTCCAGACTTAAACTTAAGAAGAGAGATTGAGAGGCTCATTGACCTAGCAGAGAGGACTGGTGCTCAAGTTAAGATCTTCAGCAGCTTAGAGGAGCCTAGTCAACAGTTAAAGTCTATTGGAGGTTTAGCAGCGATTCTTCGGTTCAGTCTTTATATCGAATCATAAAGCGTATAGGTCAAAAACGCCTAAGTAACCACGGGTTGCTGAAGATGTCGAAACCCAAAGCAAGGAGGAAGGTTAAGTTGAGCGTGGCGCAGATAGTATCAATATTCTTGCTAGTCATGCTCGTAATCTCAACTATAGCCTTCCTAATTATTGTGCTCCTATCATGACGCAAAAAGTTTATAGTGCCTTAAGGAGAAGAAATGTCAGTCATGAAATAGGAGAGGTGTAGGTGTAATGGGAGGTAAAAAGAAGAAATCCATCTCCGCAATGGAGAAGCAGCAAAAACTACGTGAGGTAAAGGAGAAAAAGGTCAAGGAGGAAAAGGAAGAGAGAAGAGAAAAGAAGGAGAAGAAGATAGCTAGCCCCCTTCTACCTCTAGAGGTAGCTAAGCAGCTTGAGAAGGAACTTAGCAGCCTAACATGCATAACACCATACACGCTTGCTACTAAGTTCGGTCTCAAATTGGGAGTCGCGAAAAACGTGTTAAAGGAGCTTGAGCTAAAAGGGTTGCTTAGAAACGTGGCTAAGTGTTCAAGAATATCAATTTACACACCGATACGTTCTCCAAGTTCAACCTCTTAAATGAAGTCCCTAAGCGAGGGACCTTTCATCCTAGGTATCTCCACTTTTAAATTTATAACGCCGCTAGGCGTTAAATCTATGACGTTCATATCCAGGAGTCTGTAGACCACTTTGTCGGGATCTTGTACCCCCTGTCTCTTTAAGTCAAGCTTAAACCTTATCTCTCCAACACTCCAGTACTCTGAAAGGTAAGTTAATGCTTTCTTAATGTCCTCATCAAGCTTCTCAAAATCTACATCGAGCTTTGGCTTCTCAGTCTCTTTCAACTCCTTCCTTAATTCGACCACCTGCATAGCTTGCGGTAATGCCAGGACTTTTGGGACTTGCCACATCATGAGCTCAGGAAGCTCTTCGTATCCCTCTAATGCTACAACCTCGTTCTGATCAAGTAGATCTTTAATTAGGGCATAGAGGACGAATATTGAGCCTATTTCTGTCTCTTTAGCCCATTCAATTAACTCCTTAAAGGAGACCCTCCCTCCAACCTCCTTAATTCTATTCTTAACCATCTCCCTCAACGTTATGAAGTTGTCACTCACGTTCATCGCCTACTACGTCAATAATTTGTCAAGCTCTCCTCTCTCACTTGCCCTCTTTATCTCTCTAGCTATCCTCCTACCCATGCTCATGGGTTCGTCGTATAGGAACCAGGTGTATGGCGAGCCATTAACGTAAAGGTTCGTTCCAGCAACTATTCTAGCTGAAAATTCAAAGACGTAGAAGTTGCCATTACCATCGTAAGCCCCCTCAATACAGAATGGACCTATAAGCCCTGGTGGAACAAGTTTCTCAGAGGCTCTAACAAGCCCATCACCTATCTCGTAAATCTCCTCTAATAATGACTCTCTAAGCACAATGGGGATATTGCCTACGACTAAGTAAGATAGCTCTGGACTTGATGCCAACTGTATGCTTGCTGGCAACCTACCTAGACCGTCAGCATTCGTCTCATATCTCCTATCAACACCAAATAGCTCAAGCTCTCTTGTTAGTGGTGAGTAGAAGAAGTGAGCATAGGCAGTTACGCCTACTATGTACTCTTGAATAAAGACATCCCCTTCATTGAGCTTCATAACCTTAATCTTAGCCCTAACATCGTCTGGTCCAGATGCTAAGAAGTAACCTCTCCCTCCCTTAGCTCCAGGTAACTTAACTATGACTGTCCTGTCAACTTCATCAATGCTCTTGTAAGCTCGGGGAGTTCTGGCCCCAGCCTCACGCAAGAGCTTCTCTTTAAGGTCTCTGTCTGCCTCCCACCTTAATATGTACTTATTACCAAAAATCGGCACCTCAAACCTCTGCTCTATGGTCTCAAGATCTACATACTCGATGAGCGAGCCATGGGGTATCAGTATTGCATTTAAACTTAAAAGCTTCTTCTGGACCTCCGTTGAAGTGACGTCGAAGAAGCTATCAACTAAGATCATCTCATCAATTAGCTTGCTAAACCTACGGTACAGGTTAACCCTCCTCTTTAGACATACAAGTGCAGTTTTAAGGCCCTCATCCTTAGCCCCCTTAAGTATTTGAAGGGCTGAGTGAGAACCTAGCGTCACTATCGTTATCTTTGATGAGTTCATTGCTGTCACCCCACATAGCCTAAGTTACTATGTCTATGACTCTATCGGTCTCAATGGCCCTCTTGATCTCCATTGCTATCCTTCTTCCAGTTCCAACGACGAATCCATGCTTAAACTTGCTGTAAGGCGACATCGTAATGAGTACAGGGCTTCCTGGAACCCTGGGTGATACGTCAAAAATGACTATATCTAAATCAGCTGTTACAGCTCCTTGAAGGGCGAATGGCCCTATGATGCCCGGTGGATACTCTATTTTAGTGACCTCCACAAACTTTAAGCCTATATCGAAGACCTTCTCTAGTAACGACTCCCTTATGGTTGCGGGCATGTGGCCGACCTCTATGTTCTGTAAAGGTACATCGACATCTAATTGCTGGCGAGCTGGTAAGTTTACGAAATCGTAAAGGTTCGTCTGCAACCTCCTATCGATTCCTAGGAACTCCAGCTCATTGTCTATTGGAGAGTAGAAATAATTAAAGTTAAAGTACGTGCCTAACACAAACTCTTCTATCACAGCGTCTTTCAAGGCCTCCTCGTTTATAATCCCCTTCTCCATCCTTTCTCTAGCTTTACGCCAGTAATCATCAGGACTTGAAGCGGTGAAGAATGCTCTCTCAGTTTTCCTCTTAGCTTCTTGAACCTTAACTATCACAAGTCTATCTATCTCGTCGGGTGATTTAAACTTCTTAGGCTGCCTAATGCCAGCCTTCTCAAGTAGGTAGTACTGGTTCTTGGGGGCCCACCTCTCCTCAGTCCTTAGCATAGCTCTATTGCCGAATAGCGGTACAAAGAACTTATCCTCTATGTCGTCGTAGGGGACGTAGGTTGTGAAGGCCCTATGGGGCACGAAAATGGTGTTAAGCCTCCTCAACTTCTCTTGAACCTCCTCATCGACTATGTCTGAGAATCTATCAAGGACTATCACCTCGTCACACAGCCTCTTGTACATGAAGTAGGGCCTTTCCCTCCCCCTTTGACATACGACAACGGTTTTAAGACCCTCGTCCTTAGCCCCGTCCATGACGTCGAGAGCTGAATGGCTCCCTAGAACGCCTATGTGAATGTTCCGTCGATCGTAATTCTTCACTACTTTAATTAACTCATTTCTCGTTATCAAGTCGAGCCCACCAGTCAAACACTGATAACCACCATTGATAAACTTTAACACTTAAACGTAGCGGCCAGCGTTGAGCTAGAATCCTTAACACGTTGATAGGTCAAAATCATTATTAAGATGAGACTGTTACGTTATTATCGTGAGCGCAACATGCTGGAAACGCTCTACTCCTACTTCATGGCCTTTATGATGCTGTTCGTAATATTTGATGCGGTAGGCAACGTCCCCATATTCTACACGCTAACTGAGGGGCTTGAACGGGATGAGAGGAAGAGGACTATTCAAAACTCGGTTATAGTAGCTGGGATCATGCTCTTCGTGTTCGCTTTTGGAGGTAAGCAGATCTTAAACTTCTTCAACATAAGCTTAGACGACTTCAGAATTGCTGGGGGCGTAATACTGCTCATAATATCGATTGAAGGTCTACTAGGAAGGGTTGAGGCGATGAAGATTAAGGCTGAGCAATTAGCGGTCGTTCCATTAGCTACACCATTACTCGCTGGTCCAGGTAGCATATCAATCGTGATATACCTAATGGAAGCTGGTTATGGTGTTGGGCCGACTATAACGTCGATAGTTGCCAATGTGATCGTAGCTTGGGCCATACTAGTTAACTGTGACAAAGTCTTTAAGATTCTAGGTAGGAATGGCTCGCTAATAATCTCTAGGATTATGTCATTCATATTAGCTGCCTTAGCCATAGCTATGATCAGAGAAGGCATAATTGGCGTCATGAATCTACTGCATTAGCTAACGCCAATGAGCTCGTAGCTTCGAGAGCCCAAACCAAGTTTCTCCGCCGCTTCAAGTTGCTTCTCTCCATTGACATTATTAGCTTCAAGAAATGGGTCTCTACCTCCAGCGGCTTTTTTGATGAGATCAAGCGAGGCTTGATCTATAGCTACAGGATCGAAACTTGAGAGTAACCCTATGTCGCCT encodes:
- a CDS encoding MarC family protein, whose product is MLETLYSYFMAFMMLFVIFDAVGNVPIFYTLTEGLERDERKRTIQNSVIVAGIMLFVFAFGGKQILNFFNISLDDFRIAGGVILLIISIEGLLGRVEAMKIKAEQLAVVPLATPLLAGPGSISIVIYLMEAGYGVGPTITSIVANVIVAWAILVNCDKVFKILGRNGSLIISRIMSFILAALAIAMIREGIIGVMNLLH
- a CDS encoding formate--phosphoribosylaminoimidazolecarboxamide ligase — encoded protein: MNSSKITIVTLGSHSALQILKGAKDEGLKTALVCLKRRVNLYRRFSKLIDEMILVDSFFDVTSTEVQKKLLSLNAILIPHGSLIEYVDLETIEQRFEVPIFGNKYILRWEADRDLKEKLLREAGARTPRAYKSIDEVDRTVIVKLPGAKGGRGYFLASGPDDVRAKIKVMKLNEGDVFIQEYIVGVTAYAHFFYSPLTRELELFGVDRRYETNADGLGRLPASIQLASSPELSYLVVGNIPIVLRESLLEEIYEIGDGLVRASEKLVPPGLIGPFCIEGAYDGNGNFYVFEFSARIVAGTNLYVNGSPYTWFLYDEPMSMGRRIAREIKRASERGELDKLLT
- a CDS encoding DUF1667 domain-containing protein — translated: MTTPQVDVYGLCGCDNVNDEQEVLCIVCPTGCTIKAKREGSDVVVEGALCPRGVEYAKKEVLSPVRRVMTVIKVRGGNLPTVSVITRDPIPKDCIWKVVRALVNIEVEAPIEVGQVILRNICGTDVVATRQVKRVSKNDCPCSSM
- a CDS encoding 30S ribosomal protein S25e, which produces MGGKKKKSISAMEKQQKLREVKEKKVKEEKEERREKKEKKIASPLLPLEVAKQLEKELSSLTCITPYTLATKFGLKLGVAKNVLKELELKGLLRNVAKCSRISIYTPIRSPSSTS
- a CDS encoding mRNA surveillance protein pelota; protein product: MKVIEWDEKHGKMLLRVESQDDLWCLYNILEPGDSIIAKTSREVKVNDKSSRVPMTLKVRVEKVEFQPFTERLRIKGVVVEGPDRFGVVGAHHTISVSEGSEILVEKERWSRHNLKRIFKASSRRPVNILLIGIDSDEAAFVAPHDYGFELLAEVYMNLPGKHDPDKRDEALKERISELAAKTRELVERLNAKAIAIVGPGFMKESLAKEVSMSVKAKVYVDSTSSGGYQGVREAIRRGVLKRILRDLNVVEEAELMDEFLTHLSKSDGKAVYGVNDVKRAAECGAIEKLLVHDELIRSPDLNLRREIERLIDLAERTGAQVKIFSSLEEPSQQLKSIGGLAAILRFSLYIES
- a CDS encoding formate--phosphoribosylaminoimidazolecarboxamide ligase family protein → MITRNELIKVVKNYDRRNIHIGVLGSHSALDVMDGAKDEGLKTVVVCQRGRERPYFMYKRLCDEVIVLDRFSDIVDEEVQEKLRRLNTIFVPHRAFTTYVPYDDIEDKFFVPLFGNRAMLRTEERWAPKNQYYLLEKAGIRQPKKFKSPDEIDRLVIVKVQEAKRKTERAFFTASSPDDYWRKARERMEKGIINEEALKDAVIEEFVLGTYFNFNYFYSPIDNELEFLGIDRRLQTNLYDFVNLPARQQLDVDVPLQNIEVGHMPATIRESLLEKVFDIGLKFVEVTKIEYPPGIIGPFALQGAVTADLDIVIFDVSPRVPGSPVLITMSPYSKFKHGFVVGTGRRIAMEIKRAIETDRVIDIVT
- a CDS encoding Zn-ribbon domain-containing OB-fold protein; translated protein: MAQLQPPPTIESFYKFVAESKLMGVKCRKCGNVMVPPRPICDRCLSKELEWVQLKGEGDLISFTVIHIPPTQFASMAPYAVAIVKLDEGPKLPGIVKGITQPSQLRVGMRMKVSFEGAAVQQQTWPQWPRYFFEPL
- a CDS encoding endonuclease domain-containing protein — translated: MRARARRYRIRSPRAYTSGELAVIKELQNRGIIFFTQQKIRIGGKTFIIDIFVPPNLAVEIDGIYHVKDIRISRDQVKDEALRSIGVKVLRFSDAVAKSRPSKVVDEVLKELKSISSQED
- a CDS encoding thiolase domain-containing protein codes for the protein MTRKPLAAIVSAGLSRFGRRDGLYCRELFVEAATEAFDRCPNLDPKKDIKAVFVGHMGESYEHQGHTGPTICDWLGLTPVQSFRLESACASSGSALRSAVMAIASGLVDVALVGGVEKMTHRSTAEVTEFLAMASDFPFEQWNGLTFPGLFALMATAHMNKYGTKEEQLAMVAVKNHKNASMNPKAQFQKAIALEDVLKSRVIAWPLKLFDCSPITDGASCAILVRPDLAKRYTDTPVYIIASAGATDRIGLYERDDITTLLSAKVASREAYKMAGVEPKDVSVAEVHDCFTIAEIILYEDLGFCPKGYGGKFIEEGQSEIGGRIPVNTSGGLKAKGHPVGATGVAQLYEIYLQLTGQAGQRQVRGAEIGLTHNMGGSGASAFVHIYRRGD
- a CDS encoding NAD(P)/FAD-dependent oxidoreductase, which produces MVEKLHFDVVVLGGGAAGLAAATKLRELGIDRVVVIDYHPYVDGLLGGILPQCIHPGFGVHYFREDLTGSEFAFKLIRRAEKIGVEILSDAYASKLRTTSRTIEVTALSRRGLMSISSRALIYAAGARERSIFEIGVAGERPSGVYTAGEAQAMMDLHGIMPGREVVVVGSGDVGLIMARRFALEGAVVKAVIELMPWPGGLTRNIVQCLRDYNIPLLLSHMVTRIIGKDRVRGIEVVRVDEGLRPIAGTHKIINCDTVIIAAGLIPRVELLEEAGAEIDGATGGPVVNDYLETSLHNVFAAGNSLIINDLVDYAAEQGEQAAISAHYVISGGEIPRDNVKRVTLGRNIRLAVPQLLTGAQDVIMYIRVKRPEENAKLVIPEIGDEIKFQRVRPAEIIRVKVKGDDIMRVHDDKITITLETN